The Salmo trutta chromosome 27, fSalTru1.1, whole genome shotgun sequence genome includes the window aaatgattaagaaatactatatttatatatgtttatGTATTCATAATTTTGTTTATTAACCTCAATATTGCACAGACCTGTAAGAAGCGTGCCTTTATCACTTTATGTGGATAGCCTACATTAGGCTACAGCCTGGCTTCGAATTGCGTTAGACCGTTTTCCTACATTGAACTTGACTGTTATGTAGCCTACATCGTGTGATACAGTTCATTTGATTTTGAAATATTCCCTTttatagttttttattttatttggatttgaTTTATGAGAGATCATACACAATTCAAACAAATTCATGCAAATAGATTATTTCATACagacagggttgggtaggttactttctaaatgtaatccgttatagttactagttacctgtccaaaattgtaatcagtaacttaacttgttgaagtttacatagctagccatatatggatgttaaattttactttatgggttggttatttaggcttcttctaacccatcgcctTCTACTTCATATAATAAAACAATTAAGTTATAagttatatctttacattaataaaaaccaaagtctatcagaattccagtcattccaataaatgttatacctactctgttgtttatgattttgttgtcatggcgcactgattgggctcattgatttgagttgaaaaataaatgttgcgctcatggcatgctttgagccatattgaaaagtgctatttacatgtgaaaaatgtatgCCATATTCtacatttgctataggcctattgtttacctttatgttggtgacactttaatatcttgataatatgcagatgatacagatgaaacaataacaaaaccgtCACCCCACctttgttttggtaaaaagctgagggatgggcctagggaaatgtaaccactctcagattaatagacagagctgtAGATGCaatgactgaccatccatgatatcaaaaaatgtgttttaaccatgttatgaggctatacggtgtttgtttacatttacaatgtttacaaacattggagaaaaacaagcttatatttttgtttctcatggagtgtgacagttgaactaagctcatgaggcatttataagttacattcttcaagaatcaatggatatatgctaccggtcaaaagttttagaacacctactcattcaagggtttttctttatttgtactattttatctaaacattattaaagtgccattatttaaagtggcattgtttaaagtgactagtgatccatttattaaagtgtccagtgattgggtctcaatgtaggcagcagcctctctgagttagtgattgctatttagcagtctgatggccctgagatagaagctgtttttcaatctctcgggtcccagctttgatgcacctgtactgacctcgccttctggatgatagcggtgtgaacaggcagtagctcaggtggttattgtccttgatgatctttttggccttcctgtgacatctggtgctgtaggtgtcatggagggcaggtagtttgccccaggtgatgcgttgtgcagaccgcaccaccctctggagagccttgcggttgagtgCGGTGCtgttgctgtaccaggctgtggtacagcccgacaggatgctctcgattgtgcatctgtaaaagtttgtcagggttttgggtgacaggccaaatttcttcagcctcctgagattgaagaggcgctgttgcgccttcttcgccacgctgtctgtgtgggtggaccatttcagtttgtctgtgatgtgtacgcccaggaacttaaacctttctaccttctccactgctgtcccttcgatgtggatagggggatgctccctctgctgtttcctgaagtccacgatcatctcctttgttttgttgacgttgagtgagaggttgttttcctgacaccacactccaactgccctcacttcctccctgtaggctgtctcgtcattgttggtgatcaagcccactactgttgtgtcgtctgcaaacttgatgattgaggtagaggagtgcatggccacgcagtcatgggtgaacagggagtacaggaggggccccagtgttaagggtcAGCAAAGTAGAGATGTTGTTCCCTACCTTCACCACATGGGGGCGgaccatcagaaagtccaggacccagttgcacagggcggggttgagatccagggcctccagcttgatgatgagcttggagggtactatggtgttgaatgctgagttctagtcaatgaacagcattcttacataggaattatttttgtccagatgggatagggcagtatgcagtgtgatggcgattgcgtcatctgtggacctgttggggcggtatgcaaactgaagtgggtctagagtgGCCGGTTAGGTggtggtgatatgatccttgattagcctctcaaagcacttcatgatgacagaaatgagtgctattggggcggtagtcatttagttcagttatatttgccttcttgggtacaggaacaatggtagccatcttgaagcatgtggggacaacagactgggataggaagtgattgaatatgtccgtaaacacaccagccagctggtctgcgcatgctctgaggacgcggctatggatgccgtctgggccagtagccttgcgaaggttaacaagtttaaatgttttactcacttcagccacggagaaggggggggggggcgcagtctttgttagcgagccgcgacagtggcactgtattatcctcaaagcggacaaggaaggtgtttagtttgtctggaagtgtgacgtcggtgtccatgacgtggctgtttttgtttttgtagtccgggatttcctgtagaccctgccacatacgtctcgtgtctgagccgttgaaatctgactccaccttgtccctgtactggaattttgcttgtttgattgccttgcggagggaataactacactgttaatattcagccatatttccagacctatttccatggttaaatgcggtggatcacgctttcagttttgcgcgaatggcgccatccatccacggtttctggttagggtaggttttaattgtcccagtgggtacaacatctccaatgcacttctgtATAAACGCACTCACAGAGGCAAGTGTATAGgtcaatgttgttctctgaggctgatcAGAACACATtccagtccgcatgatcaaaacaatcttgaagcgttgcttccaattggtcagaccagcgttggatggttctcgtcactggtacatcctggttgagtttctgcctataagacggaacGAGCAAGATGGTgtcatggtcggatttgccgaagggagggcgggggagggctttgtatgcatcgcggaagttagagtagcagtggtcaagAGTATTAGCCCTGAGTGTCGTGCAATCagtatgctgatagaatttaggtagccttgttctcaaatttgttttgttaaaatccccagcaacaataaatgcagcctccggatatatagtttccagtttacatagagtccagtgaagttccttgagggccgtcttggtgtctgcttgaggggaattgtacacagctgtgacaataactgacgagaattctcttggtaggtaaaatggccggcatttgattgtaaggaattctaggttggatgagcagaaggacttgagttcctgtatgttgttatgattacaccatgagcccttaatcataaagcatacaccctcgcccttcctcttcccagagaggtgtttatctctgtcggcacgatgcatggagaagccggGTGGCTGAACcgatcccgagagagccatgtttctgtgaaacagagaatgttacaatctctgatgtctctctggaaggcaacccttgctcgaatttcgtctaccttgttgtcaagagactggacattggcgagtagtatactcgggagcggggagcgatgtgcacgtctatggagcctgaccaggaggccgctccgtctgccccttctgcggcgccattgttttgggtcggctacTGAGATTAGATctattgtcctgggtggtggtccaaacagaggatccgcttcgggaaagtcgtattcctagtcgtaatgttggtaagttgatgttgctcttatatccattagttcttcccggctgtatgtaataagacttaagatttcctatTTCCTGGAAGGGGCAGCAGTTCCTGTGTGAAGACTTTGTCGCCAGTTGATTTTTAAACAgactattgttcagctattaaaACTTAACTGGTGGTGCGAACTAAATCAGTGCCATGCATATCCTCAAACTTTATGTCTCAATCCAATTTAACTACAGCAATCCAGATGTAGTCTTATTCACCATATGACAGCTGTAATAGTGAATATAAATGGGAAAGAAATGCATATTTTACTAAAGCTTGTATAACTCATGATGCATTGACCGGTAACTTATAACAGCTAGTCCTAACTTGTCACTACGAGGGCACTGAACTAGTGTTCTAACCTCGTCATATCCCactatgtttgtgtgtatgaaagGGTGTCGAAGAAGTAATGACAGTGAAATGTGAAATCATCAGAGTTGCTGAGATTGCACTTGTTTTGTTCAGTCTCTTGGTTTCCTGCATGAAACAGAGAATCTCACTGCAGAGAAGTACTTATCACAGTGGGATGCTgttccttctcttgctagaacaaaagtggtaccaaagacagtacagtatgaagataggcagtAAATACTTCTCCAATATAGATATAAATCCGCAATGCACACAAACCTAAATACTTCCTCAAAGCTAGCTAACCTCTCTAGCTAGTATTGACATTATATTTAAATCACAATGgatatgctaatgttagctagctaaacatttggCTATGAGCTGGCACTGACAGTTTGGGATTATGGAGAGGGAATTGAATTGTTTCTTTGTTAACTTGCTAGGTCGTTATCTAGCTATAGCCATCTGGAAAGTTTAAAAAATGGCTTTTTACAAAATagcaatattagctagctagctaacattggaatctagaccataaactaagcaacacacacagacatacattgCCAAGCAATGCTACTGCCACCGTCTGGTTTgagtattttaacaaggctgagtggctAACAATGtcaaggtctttgctgtgtgaacacaaaaTAGATTGACTGCCTACATTCTGTTCAGAAGTGCTAAGTACTGTCGGCGGGAAAACGTTTGACAATCCTACCGGTGTGTCTGAGCTTTAGTGTTAGAGCACTCAGCATCCTTGACTCCTGAATCACTCACTTCCCTGTCCGGCTCAGAGGGCAAAAGGTCACGGACAGTCCCATCAGGATATAAATCAAGCTCTGCACAACCTATTATTAAATATCCTGTTTACATTTTTAGTAACTTGAGATTTGCGTCTTCTGTTGATAtcaatacatgatctaagtgtgCACATCTCAGTTAGGATTCTGCCCTTATAGTTTATAGTAGATTTTGGTGGCCTCCAAGAGTGTCATTGTCAAAGTGGGTTGTTCAACCTTCATTGCCCCAGGCTAAAGTGGTTCATTTGTTTGGAGAGCTGTAGGGTGCCGCTATGTTCCTCCAGACAGACTCCGAGGTTACAGAAAACAGAGTAATCCAGATGTCCAGGAAAACCTGCCCCACTTCAGTTGTTGGCTGTTATATTCCTGTTCTGTCTTGTTGGCTCTATGGAAACGTAATTTCTCAGCCAATATGACTAATGATTAATGTTACTGTGTGAACAATGCACTATTGTTAACCATTGCATAGGTTACACAACATAAGAAATACAAAATATTACCTTTAACATGGTGACACAAAGATAGGGACAAATCTATAAAGAAAAATGTGTGAGCTACAGTTGTAattatcttaatttgatcaccctgttgcaggataacctTCCTGCAACACAGGAAATTTAAAACatttagtgtatttgaggtttaaaagggCTTCTAAAGTTGatcatttccactttgaaattccTTTTACGAGAAATGCATCAAGCTCtgcaaaaatgtccatgaattataatccacataattattcacatttactgttgctgcaggattattttcctgctgtaggaaactagctcaagtgaagatcctacatctgtacacacacTATGGTGCTTATGATGATTGTTCAATCATTGTGTCAATCAATTTGTTCAAACCAACCCCTATTCAAATAAACCATTAATGAATATACACCAAATCGGAAGTGGTTCCATGATTTATCTTCCATTAACCCCAAACTGTTTGTTGTGTGTTCAGGAGAATGGGAAGAACCGCCTGCAGCAGGCCCAGAAGGAGGTGGAAGAGGTGAAGGTGATCATGCTAGATAATCTCAACAAGGCTGACGAGAGGTCAGGCAAGCTGGGAGAACTGGAGAACAGGGCCGATGAACTTCTGGAGAAGGTGATTGAAGTTtatgggtgtgtcccaaatggagccctattctcagagagctctggtcaaaaatggtgcactatatcgggaataaggtgccatttgggatgtaccctAGATGTAATAATAGATGTCTTTAATGAAACCAAATCATGACTTAAAACAAAGCATTCGTAATATGAAGACACTGACTTTGAAGGTCTTACTTTGATGATTCCAATGCTATCATACACAAATAGCACAATTGGGTTCTCCTTTGGAATTCTCCAGCTTTGGTGTCTCATGAAAGTGTTTTCCAATGTTCCATGGTTCAAAACAAGTCCAGGGAATAGGCAGGAAATGTCATATTGGTGTTTGTAAATACACTTTAGGTGGAATTGGAGGGGGGAAATAATGCACAATTTACATCCTGGTTGTGGTTTAAGGTGTTATTTTTAGAAAGGTATTTCCTATTGTTGTAAGATGAATTAAACCCACTAGTCTCCCTCGGTATAGAGAGAGGGGTGTCCAGGATGTGCCACAGGGTGCATGTCCGTCCTGGTCCATCCTGGGGTCAACCAACCAGGTCACAGCTTTCCCACATTTCTCCCCAGCCAGGCTGTTACATCACAACAGCCACATAGTTCTCTGAGGCCTCGCTAGGTGGCTGACtggggttgcatcccaaatggcaccttattccctatttagtgcaccacttttgactagagcccacaTGGGACACAGCCATAGTTCTCTGAggactggctagctgactaggTTACTGGGAAAAATAAAACAGAAGTgtcaagaaaaacaaaaacaccagTCTCGATTCATTGGAAGATCATTGGGAAAGTAGTGTGCACTGTAACTAAAGGCCTCAGAGAACTGAAAGGCCTGTCTAGCAAATTGTCAGAAAATAGCAAGTTTCATCACAGAATGGTTCTTTCTGGATTTTAAAATATGTACAATGCACCATAACCTCAATTGCACGGATAAAGCAGATACACTCTCCATATTCTGACAGATATAGATTCATAGAGTCTTGGTATTAACATCCTACTATCTTGATATTAACATCTTATAATTATGTGTTTTCAGAGTAAGGCTTTCTCAAAGTCTGCTGGAAAAGTTAAACAACAGAAGTGGTGGGAACACATGAAAATGAAAGTGTTGCTGACCGGCATAGGGGTTGTCGTGGCAGCCATCATCATTGGGATTGTTGTATGGTCAGCGTCTGGATCTGACGAccacagctcaaacaacagcCCCACTGCTGTGGAGCAGCCCACCTCGGGGCCTTAGGACCATAGACTGTCTGTCAGAGCAAAGGACATGGAGGAAATTAAGATGGAAGATGGAGATGGAAACAGGGGCAAGCGAGGCCTCCCCGGAAATAAGGAGTCAATCAGACAAGAATAGTGGATGTAGATGAATATATAGGTTtattaacctggtcccagatctgggaCCAAACATTTGGCATGACATTGAGCAACAAGGAGTTGGTATGATGATAGCACAAACATGCTttccacctgagctcaatatagGTTTTGTGGGTTGACTTTTCTTAACTTTTTAATCTGTGATATTGTTTATTTTTAGAGGCATTTTAGGCTCTGTGCTCAGTGTGTAGATCATTGAATGAAATGGTACCATCACCAGCTCAACCCAATTCAGTATCATCTTCAACTGGCCATAGTTGGTCAGGCTCACTAGTTTCACATTCATACTCAGAATTgtggtatttttttttaacctttatttaattaggcaagtcagtcaataacaaattcttattttcaatgacagcctaggaacagtgggttaactgccttgttcaggggcagaacaacagatttgtaccttgtcagctcagggatttgaacttgcaacgttgcagttactagcccaatgctctaaccactaggctacccagcCTTACCATAGGATTTGGTATATGTAAATGTTTGGTcaattcaaataaaaaatattgtgcCTTTGGTATGTTAAAAAGCAAAAATCACCATTGGATGAATTGTGAATCCGTTATTTCAGTATTCCAtgtaagctgtaaaagagacatCACAAAATTATAATTGTCATGACATTTTATGAGGAAGTCATTTCATGTCATTCTTCCTTTTTTTCTGGTCAAAAGAAACATAAGAAAAGGAACTTACTTTTTATTTGTATACGAAATACTTATGTTTGAGGACAGTTTGTTTCTGTGGGCAATGcagtgtgaatatttatgttacATGTGTCATTCATTAGCGTACAGGTAAGCAATGTGTACAGTATCAAAAACCGCTGCAGAGAAATTGCATCATATCTTCACTTATCTTCTTAACATATGAGTTTGTCATTTTGGTGTCCTCTCTATTTGTAACCTCATCCCCATGCTCAATTGTTAACCGGCTGGTGTATGAGACTACCCTATTTGTTACTGACTTTCCTTTCCCAATTGTTGTTTACCCTTGAGCTATTACCATCTCAAATACATGTAAAACTCTAGTGCACaatttgtaaaataaaaaataaattgatAAGTTATATCTGTGGAGCATTTCGATTGAGTGTgtacaaagtattcagacctcttgaatttttccacattttgttatgttacagccttattatatactgctcaaaaaaataaagggaacacttaaacaacatatcctagatctgaatgaaataaataatcttattaaatacttttttctttacatagttgaatgtgctgacaacaaaatcacacaaaaataatcaatggaaatccaatttatcaacccatggaggtctggatttggagtcacactcaaaattaaagtggaaaaccacactacaggctgatccaaatttgatgtaatgtccttaaaacaagtcaaaatgaggctcagtagtgtgtgtggcctccacgtgcctgtatgacctccatacaacacctgggcatgctcctgacgaggtggcagatggtctcctgagggatctcctcccagacctggactaaagcatccgccaactcctggacagtctgtggtgcaacgtggtgttggtggatggagcgagacatgatgtcccagatgtgctcaattggattcaggtctggggaacgggcgggccagtccatagcatcaatgccttcctcttgcaggaactgctgacacactccagccacatgaggtctagcattgtcttgcattaggaggaacccagggccaaccgcaccagcatatggtctcacaaggggtctgaggatctcatctcggtacctaatggcagtcaggctacctctggcgagcacatggagggctgtgcggccccccaaagaaatgccaccccacaccatgactgacccaccgccaaaccggtcatgctggaggatgttgcaggcagcagaacgttctccacggcatctccagactctgtcacgtctgtcacgtgctcagtgtgaacctgctttcatctgtgaagagcacagggcgccagtggcgaatttgccaatcttggtgttctctggcaaatgccaaacgtcctgcacggtgttgggctgtaagcacaacccccacctgtggacgtcgggccctcataccaccctcatggagtctgtttctgaccgtttgagcagacacatgcacatttgtggcctgctggaggtcattttgcagggctctggcagtgcttctcctgctcctccttgcacaaaggcggaggtagcggtcctgctgctgggttgttgccctcctacggcctcctccacgtctcctgatgtactggcctgtctcctggtagcgcctccatgctctggacactacgctgacagacacagcaaaccttgccacagctcgcattgatgtgccatcctggatgagctgcactacctgagccacttgtgtgggctgtagactcagtctcatgctaccactagagtgaaagcatcgccagcattcaaaagtgaccaaaacatcagccaggaagcataggaactgagaagtggtctgtggtccccacctgcagaaccactcctttattgggggtgtcttgctaattgcctataatttccacctgttgtctattccatttgcacaacagcatgtgaaatgtattgtcaatcagtgttgcttcctaagtggacagtttgatttcacagaagtgtgattgacttagagttacattgtgttgtttaagtgttccctttattttgttgagcagtgtataatgtattaaattgtattttcCCTCTTCAATctgaacacaataccccataatgacaaagcaaaacaggcttagacattttttgcaaatgtattaaaaataaaaaactgaaatattaaatttacataagtattcagaccctttactcagtagtttgttgaagcacctttggcagcgattacagcctcgagtcttcttgggtatgacgctacaagcttggcacacctgtatttggggagtttctcccattcttctctgtaaatcctctcaagctctgtcaggttggatggggagcttcgctgcacagctattttcagttctctccagaaatgtttgattgggttcaagtctgggctctcgttgggccactcaaggacattcagagacttgtcccgaagccagtcctgtgttgtcttggctgtgtgcttagggacgctgtcctgttggaagttgaatctttgccccagtctgaagtcctgagcaaactggagcaggttttcatcaacgatctctctgtactttgatccgttcatctccaagtccctgccgctgaaaaacatccctacagcctgatgctgccgccaccatgcttcaccgtagggatggtgccaggtttcctccagatgtgacgcttggcattcagaccaaagagttcaatctttgtttcatcagaccagaaaatcgtgtttctcatggtctgagagtcctttatttgccttttggcaaactccaagcgggctgccatgtgccttttactgaggaatggcttctgtatggccactctaccataaaggcctgattggtggagtgctgcagagatgattgtccttctcccatctccacagaggaactctggagctctgtcagagtggcaatcgggatcttggtcacctccctggcgaAGGCCCTGCTCCCCCAactgctcagtttgaccgggcggccagctctaggaagagtctaggtggtacaaaacgtcttccattttagaaggatggaggcctctgtgttcttggggaccttcaatgctgcagaaatgttttggtacccttccccagatctgtgcctcgacacaatcctgtctcggaactcaattgcttcgacctcatggcttggtttttgctctgacatgcactgtcaacagtgggaccttaaatagacaggtgcgTACCTTTacaaaccatgtccaatcaaatcaaatcaaatgtatttatatagcccttcgtacatcagctgatatctcaaagtgctgtacagaaacccagcctaaaaccccaaacagcaagcaatgcatgtgaaagaagcacggtggctaggaaaaactccctaggaaaaactaggaagaaacctagagaggaaccaggctatgaggggtggccagtcctcttctggctgtgccgggtggatattataacagaacatggtcaagatgttaaaatgttcataaatgaccagcatggtcaaataataataatcatagtagttgtcgagggtgcaacaagcacgtccggtgaacaggtcagggttccatagccgcaggcagaacagttgaaactggagcagcagcacggccaggtgtactggggacagcaaggagtcatcatgccaggtagtcctgaggcatggtcctagggctcaggtcctccgagagaaagaaagaaagagagaattagagagagcatatttaaattcacacaggacaccggataagacaagagaaatactccagatgtaacagactgaccctagccccccgacacataaactactgcagcataaatactggaggctgagacaggagggatcagaaggcactgtggccccatccgatgatacccccggacagggccaaacaggcaggatataaccccacccactttgccaaagcacagcccccacaccactagagggatgtctccaaccaccaatcaattgaatttaccacaggtggactccaatcaagttgtagaaacatctcaaggatgatcaatggaaacaggatacacctgagctcaatttcgagtctcatagcgaagggtctgaatactttctatttctgtcttttatttgtaatacatttgcaaaaaattctaaaaacctgttttcactttgtcattatagggtattgtgtgtagattgatgaggaaatttttttatttgatctattttagaataaggcttttaCAAAACAAAATGAGGAAGTCAAGGGGTCCAATGCACTGTACATAAAAAGCATTTGACAGGGTTAAGAAAGTTATCATGAAGTAGCCCAAATATTGAGCGAATTTACAAAAACATTTACACATCATAAAGTGAATTTgtatttcagagagagagagagctgctgacAAGTTAAATAGACCgagtgagagacggagagaaagagagctgacAGGTTAACAGCTGCAAACTGGATCAGCCCTCGATATTCAAGTCCCTATTTCAACTACTATAAATAAAAATCCCAAACCAACCTTGTACCAGCTCTTGTTATCCTAAACCCCTCCCATACATCATTTGTGATCAGATGGACAAACTTTACATGACGGTACCTGGTAGAATGACAGTGGTGTAGCACAGATAGAACAAGGAGAAAATATCTACCAAGGTGAAGTTGGTTTTATATTCACACATTCTGACATTCatcagacattcaacagacatttgCCAAAAGCCACTTAGAATTGTAAAAGTAAATAACTAATTCATTTAAAGTCACAGAAACATAAAAAGAGAtggtttattctataaatgtctagcatacttttaaaacctttgttttgaatacaaattccagttttgatttgatagaaataaAAGTTTGATAGACTACATGCCCTCTAAACCTGGAATTTTTcctcaaaacaaaggttgtaaaagtatgctagacatttatagaataaatctgTCAGGcagtgggtgtagctggtgcatgaagtcaggcgcaggagagcagagatgagtgaacaacgcTCTTTACTTAAGAAATAGCACAAGGTAACAATACCAATGTGCGCACAATAACGgttgccacaaagcacgggtgaaaacagcacccggaAAAAACTGCCAGAAAGGTACCAACCTGAACAATCAACAATCACATACAAAGacatgtgggaaacagagggttaaatacatgaccagaaattgagaaatgaaaaccaggtgtgtgggaaacaaagacaaaaccaatagaacatgaaAAGTGGATCGAAGACGACGACTGCCGAGGGCCGCCCGAACAAGcggaggaacc containing:
- the LOC115164282 gene encoding vesicle-associated membrane protein 5 — protein: MENGKNRLQQAQKEVEEVKVIMLDNLNKADERSGKLGELENRADELLEKSKAFSKSAGKVKQQKWWEHMKMKVLLTGIGVVVAAIIIGIVVWSASGSDDHSSNNSPTAVEQPTSGP